CGCGAGCGCTTTCGGCGACGGGCGGATGTACCTGGAACGGTTCGTGCGGGCCGCGCGGCACGTCGAGGTGCAGGTGCTCGGCGACGGTTCCGAGACCGTGCATGTTTTCGAGCGTGAATGTTCGCTGCAGCGACGGCGGCAGAAGGTCGTCGAGGAGGCGCCGTCGCCGGGCATCGACGAGCGGATCCGCGCGGGAATGACGGCCGCGGCCGTGCGGCTGTGCAAGGAGGTCGGCTACCGCAGCGCGGGCACCTGCGAGTTCCTGGTGGACGACGACACCGGCGAGTTCTTCTTCATCGAGATGAACACCCGAATCCAGGTCGAGCACCCGGTCACCGAGCTGATCACCGGGATCGACCTGGTCGCCGAGCAGCTGCGGATCGCGGCCGGGGAACCGTTGCGGTACCGACAATCGGACGTGACCAAGCGCGGGCACGCCGTCGAATTCCGGGTCTGTGCCGAAGATCCGGAGCGCAATTTCCTTCCCGGTCCGGGAAAGATCGGCGACGTCCGGTTGCCGGGCGGTCCGTGGGTCCGCACGGACACGTGGCTCGCGCCGGGCAGCCAGGTGCCGCCGTTCTACGACTCCTTGGTGGCCAAGGTGATCGTGTGGGGCGAAGACCGGGCGACCGCGTTGCGCCGGGCGAAGCGGGCACTGTCCGAATTGGTCGTCGAAGGCGTTCCTACCACCACGACGCTGCTGATCGAACTGCTCGGGCAGCAATGGTTCGCCGACGGCGCGTTCACCACCGGGACGCTCGAAGAGTGGCTTACCCAGCGAGCGGAGGCCGGCGCATGAGCGGCGCGACCCCCGCCCGGTACAGCTGGGGCGGCGACGAGCACATTTTCGTCGAGCTGGCCGAGGAAATGAGCCTGCAGGCCAATTTCCGCGCGATGGCGATCACCACTTCGCTGCGCGAGAACCGTCCCGAGGGCGTCGTGGAGATCTGTCCGGCGAACGCGTCGTATCAGGTCCGGTACGACCCGGACGTCATCGAGCCGCGCACCTTGCTGGCGCATCTGCGCGAGATCGAGGAGAAGGTCGGCGACGCGGCGGATTTCAGCCTTTCGACGCGGGTAGTCGAGATTCCGGTGCTGTACCAGGACCCGTGGACCACCGAGACGTTGCTGCGGTTCCGCGACCGGCACCAGGACCCGGACGCCACCGACATCGAATACGCCGCGCGGATCAACGGATACGCCGGGGCCGAGGAATTCATCGCGGCGCACAGCGGCGCGCCGTGGTTCGTCTCGATGGTCGGGTTTGTCGCCGGGCTCCCGTTCATGTACCAGATGGTGCCGCGGGAACGGCAGATCGTGGTGCCGAAATACCTGCGACCGCGCACCGACACTCCTAAGCAGACAGTCGGGTACGGCGGCTGCTTCAGCTGCATCTACTCGGTCCGCGGCGCGGGCGGGTACCAGATGTTCGGCATCACGCCCGCGCCGATCTACGATCCGGCGCAGGAACTCCCGGACTTCGCCGATTTCATGGTGTTCTTCCGGCCCGGCGACATCGTGCGGTTCAAGCCGATCGACCGGGACGCCTACGACGACCACGTCAAGGAGGTCGAGGCCGGGACGTTCCGGATCCGTTCGCGCCCGGTCGACTTCGGGCTGCGCGAGTACCTCGACGACCCGGACGGCTTCACCGCGGGACTGATGGAGGTGCTCCGTGCCGATTGAGGTCCGCCAGCCCGGGCTGGCCACGACGATCCAGGACGCCGGCCGCAACGGTTACTACGACGTCGGCATCCCGCCCTCGGGCGCGCTCGACCAGTACTCGTACTCGGTCGCGAACCGCCTGGTGGGCAACGATCCAGGCGCGGCCGCGCTCGAATGTGTCTATATGGGACCGGAGCTGCATTTCACCGAGGACACGGTCATCGCGATCACCGGCGCCGAGCTTCCGCCTAAACTCAACGGCGAGGAACGGCCGTTGTGGGAAGCGTTCGCGGTGAAATCGGGCGATGTCCTCACCTTCGGGTTCTGCAAACGCGGCGCTCGTGCGTATATCGCGGTGAGCGGCGGCATTGACGTGCCGTTGGTGCTGGGCAGCCGATCCACCTACGGATTGGGGAAGCTCGGCGGGATCAGTGGTGCGCCGCTGGTGGCCGGGGATGTC
The nucleotide sequence above comes from Amycolatopsis sp. AA4. Encoded proteins:
- a CDS encoding acetyl-CoA carboxylase biotin carboxylase subunit, with the protein product MKRLLIANRGEIAVRIIRAANDLGIETVAVVSEADRSAAHALLADQVVPIGPAPATKSYLVADAILAAAKETGADAVHPGYGFLSERASFAAAVADAGLTFVGPEASVIEQMGDKVRARQVAQAAGVPTVPGTPGGVSDVAEAVAAAGEIGYPIMLKAAAGGGGRGIRVVANEAELKVAFPQASGEAASAFGDGRMYLERFVRAARHVEVQVLGDGSETVHVFERECSLQRRRQKVVEEAPSPGIDERIRAGMTAAAVRLCKEVGYRSAGTCEFLVDDDTGEFFFIEMNTRIQVEHPVTELITGIDLVAEQLRIAAGEPLRYRQSDVTKRGHAVEFRVCAEDPERNFLPGPGKIGDVRLPGGPWVRTDTWLAPGSQVPPFYDSLVAKVIVWGEDRATALRRAKRALSELVVEGVPTTTTLLIELLGQQWFADGAFTTGTLEEWLTQRAEAGA
- a CDS encoding allophanate hydrolase subunit 1, which encodes MSGATPARYSWGGDEHIFVELAEEMSLQANFRAMAITTSLRENRPEGVVEICPANASYQVRYDPDVIEPRTLLAHLREIEEKVGDAADFSLSTRVVEIPVLYQDPWTTETLLRFRDRHQDPDATDIEYAARINGYAGAEEFIAAHSGAPWFVSMVGFVAGLPFMYQMVPRERQIVVPKYLRPRTDTPKQTVGYGGCFSCIYSVRGAGGYQMFGITPAPIYDPAQELPDFADFMVFFRPGDIVRFKPIDRDAYDDHVKEVEAGTFRIRSRPVDFGLREYLDDPDGFTAGLMEVLRAD